A genomic region of Candidatus Pseudomonas phytovorans contains the following coding sequences:
- the gltX gene encoding glutamate--tRNA ligase, with translation MTTVRTRIAPSPTGDPHVGTAYIALFNYCFAKQHGGEFILRIEDTDQLRSTRESEQQIFDALRWLGIEWNEGPDVGGPHGPYRQSERGEIYAKYAKELVDAGHAFYCFCTAEELDQMRAEQQARGETPRYDGRALLLSAEEVQRRLDAGEPHVIRMKVPSEGICVVPDMLRGDVEIPWDRMDMQVLMKNDGLPTYFLANVVDDHLMGITHVLRGEEWLPSAPKLIKLYEYFGWEQPKLCYMPLLRNPDKSKLSKRKNPTSVTFYERMGFMPEAMLNYLGRMGWSMPDEREKFSLDEMVEHFDLSRISLGGPIFDIEKLSWLNGQWLRELPVEEFAARLQKWAFNSDYMMKIAPHVQGRVETFSQVAPLGGFFFEGALKLDAKLFESKKLSADQVRQVIQLILWKLESLRQWEKERITGCIQAVVEALELKLRDAMPLMFAAITGQASSVSVLDAMEILGPDLTRYRLRQALDLLGGVSKKENKEWEKLLASIA, from the coding sequence ATGACCACCGTACGCACGCGTATCGCGCCATCGCCGACCGGCGACCCCCATGTCGGCACTGCCTACATCGCCCTGTTCAACTACTGCTTTGCCAAGCAGCATGGCGGTGAGTTCATCCTGCGCATCGAAGACACCGACCAGCTGCGCTCCACGCGCGAGTCGGAACAGCAGATCTTCGACGCCTTGCGCTGGCTCGGCATCGAATGGAACGAAGGCCCGGATGTGGGCGGCCCGCACGGCCCGTACCGGCAGAGCGAGCGTGGCGAGATCTACGCGAAGTATGCCAAGGAGCTGGTTGACGCCGGTCACGCCTTCTACTGCTTCTGCACCGCCGAAGAGCTGGATCAGATGCGTGCCGAGCAACAGGCCCGCGGCGAAACCCCGCGCTACGACGGCCGCGCACTGCTGCTGAGCGCCGAGGAAGTGCAGCGCCGCCTGGACGCTGGAGAGCCACACGTCATCCGCATGAAGGTGCCGAGCGAAGGTATCTGCGTGGTACCGGACATGCTGCGTGGCGATGTCGAGATCCCGTGGGACCGCATGGACATGCAGGTGCTGATGAAGAACGACGGCTTGCCGACGTACTTCCTGGCCAACGTGGTCGACGACCACCTGATGGGTATCACCCATGTGCTGCGTGGCGAAGAGTGGCTGCCGTCGGCGCCCAAGCTGATCAAGCTGTACGAATACTTCGGTTGGGAGCAGCCCAAGCTGTGCTACATGCCGCTGCTGCGTAACCCGGACAAGTCCAAGCTTTCCAAGCGCAAGAACCCGACCTCGGTGACCTTCTACGAGCGCATGGGCTTCATGCCTGAAGCGATGCTCAACTACCTGGGCCGCATGGGCTGGTCGATGCCGGACGAGCGCGAGAAGTTCTCGCTGGACGAGATGGTCGAGCACTTCGACCTGTCGCGTATTTCGCTGGGCGGCCCGATCTTCGACATCGAGAAGCTGTCCTGGCTCAACGGCCAGTGGCTGCGCGAACTGCCGGTCGAGGAATTTGCCGCGCGCCTGCAGAAGTGGGCATTCAACAGCGACTACATGATGAAGATCGCCCCGCACGTGCAGGGCCGGGTCGAGACATTCAGCCAGGTTGCGCCGCTGGGCGGGTTCTTCTTCGAAGGCGCGTTGAAGCTGGATGCCAAGCTGTTCGAAAGCAAGAAACTGTCGGCCGACCAGGTACGCCAGGTGATCCAGCTGATCCTGTGGAAGCTCGAAAGCCTGCGCCAATGGGAAAAAGAGCGCATCACCGGCTGCATCCAGGCCGTGGTCGAGGCGCTGGAGCTGAAGTTGCGTGATGCCATGCCACTGATGTTTGCCGCCATCACCGGCCAGGCCAGCTCGGTGTCGGTACTGGACGCCATGGAAATCCTCGGCCCTGACCTGACCCGTTATCGCCTGCGCCAGGCCCTGGACCTGCTGGGTGGCGTTTCGAAGAAAGAAAACAAAGAGTGGGAAAAGCTGCTGGCCTCCATCGCCTGA
- a CDS encoding TetR/AcrR family transcriptional regulator — MSDKKSRTRERILEAARSALIQHGPAEPSVSQVMGAAGLTVGGFYAHFDSKDELMLEAFRQLLGERRALLAQIDPSLDGAGRRALASAFYLSRKHRDAEVHACPLPNSLGEMQRLPEVFREVLAEHIELMTAAMVDCPEDADKALADLALMVGGLALARALGTSDLSDRILRAAKSAVL; from the coding sequence ATGAGCGACAAGAAGAGCAGAACCCGCGAGCGCATTCTGGAAGCTGCACGCAGTGCGCTGATCCAGCACGGCCCGGCCGAGCCCAGCGTTAGCCAGGTGATGGGGGCGGCAGGCCTGACCGTAGGCGGTTTCTATGCCCACTTCGACAGCAAGGACGAGCTGATGCTCGAAGCGTTCCGCCAGTTATTGGGCGAGCGCCGCGCCTTGCTCGCCCAGATCGACCCCAGCCTGGATGGTGCAGGGAGGCGGGCGCTGGCCAGTGCCTTCTACCTGTCGCGCAAACACCGGGATGCCGAAGTGCACGCTTGCCCGCTGCCGAATTCGCTGGGCGAGATGCAGCGCTTGCCGGAGGTCTTCCGCGAGGTATTGGCCGAGCACATCGAGCTGATGACCGCTGCCATGGTCGACTGTCCCGAAGATGCCGACAAGGCCCTGGCCGACCTGGCGCTGATGGTCGGCGGCCTTGCCCTGGCCCGTGCCTTGGGTACCAGTGACCTGTCTGACCGTATTCTGCGCGCCGCCAAATCGGCGGTGCTTTAA
- a CDS encoding Hsp20 family protein produces the protein MTTAFSLAPLFRHSVGFDRFNDLFESAARNEAGSSYPPYNVEKHGEDHYRIVVAAAGFQEQDLDLQVEKGVLTVTGGKRDNGTAEVTYLHQGIAQRAFKLSFRLADHIEVKAAGLANGLLSIDLLRIVPEEAKAKRIPINGDKPALN, from the coding sequence ATGACTACCGCTTTCTCTCTCGCTCCACTGTTCCGCCATTCCGTTGGTTTCGACCGTTTCAACGACCTGTTCGAATCCGCGGCACGTAATGAGGCCGGTAGCAGCTACCCGCCCTACAACGTGGAAAAGCATGGCGAAGACCACTACCGCATTGTGGTTGCCGCAGCCGGTTTCCAGGAGCAGGACCTCGACCTGCAGGTCGAGAAAGGTGTCCTGACCGTGACCGGTGGCAAACGCGACAATGGCACCGCTGAAGTGACCTACCTGCATCAGGGTATCGCGCAGCGCGCCTTCAAGCTGTCGTTCCGCCTGGCCGACCACATCGAAGTGAAAGCCGCCGGCCTGGCCAACGGCCTGCTCAGCATCGACCTGCTGCGCATCGTGCCTGAAGAAGCCAAGGCCAAGCGCATCCCGATCAATGGCGACAAACCAGCGCTGAACTGA
- a CDS encoding tRNA-dihydrouridine synthase — MQIALAPMEGLVDNILRDVLTRVGGIDWCVTEFIRVCDRLLPASSFDKLAPELRQGARTAAGVPMRVQLLGSDPVCLAENAALACELGAPVIDLNFGCPAKTVNKSRGGAVLLKEPELLHAIVREVRRAVPAHIPVTSKMRLGFDSPDGALECATALAEGGSAHLVVHARTKVEGYKPPAHWEWVARVQDVVKVPVFANGEIWTVDDWRRCREVSGAEDIMLGRGLVSRPDLGLQIAAARDGRDYQPMSWDDLLPLLREFWRQAQAKLSPRYAPGRMKQWLAMLTRSYPEAVVLFAELRREDDCARISRLLGVDAMSFEACVA; from the coding sequence ATGCAAATTGCCCTGGCCCCCATGGAGGGGCTGGTTGACAACATCCTGCGCGACGTATTGACCCGCGTGGGCGGTATCGACTGGTGCGTCACCGAGTTCATTCGCGTGTGCGACCGCCTGCTGCCGGCGTCCTCGTTCGACAAGTTGGCGCCCGAGCTGCGCCAAGGTGCGCGCACGGCTGCCGGGGTGCCCATGCGCGTGCAGTTGCTGGGGTCGGACCCGGTGTGCCTGGCAGAAAACGCGGCGCTGGCCTGTGAGCTGGGTGCGCCAGTGATCGACCTGAACTTCGGCTGCCCCGCCAAGACCGTGAACAAGTCACGCGGCGGGGCGGTGCTGCTCAAAGAGCCTGAGTTGTTGCACGCCATCGTGCGTGAAGTGCGCCGCGCAGTGCCGGCGCATATCCCGGTGACCTCGAAGATGCGCCTGGGCTTCGACAGCCCCGACGGTGCGCTGGAATGTGCCACGGCGTTGGCCGAGGGCGGCTCGGCGCACCTGGTGGTGCATGCCCGGACCAAGGTCGAGGGCTACAAGCCGCCGGCGCACTGGGAGTGGGTGGCGCGGGTGCAGGATGTGGTCAAGGTGCCGGTGTTTGCCAATGGCGAGATCTGGACTGTGGATGACTGGCGGCGTTGCCGGGAGGTCAGTGGCGCTGAAGACATCATGCTGGGCCGTGGTCTGGTATCGCGCCCTGACCTGGGCCTGCAGATTGCCGCAGCGCGTGACGGTCGCGACTATCAGCCGATGAGCTGGGACGACCTGCTGCCGTTGTTGCGCGAGTTCTGGCGCCAGGCCCAGGCCAAGCTGTCGCCGCGCTATGCGCCGGGGCGGATGAAGCAGTGGCTGGCCATGCTGACCCGCAGTTACCCCGAGGCGGTGGTGTTGTTTGCCGAGTTGCGCCGGGAAGATGATTGCGCACGGATCAGCCGGTTGCTGGGGGTTGATGCAATGTCCTTCGAGGCTTGTGTTGCCTGA
- a CDS encoding HlyD family secretion protein, whose protein sequence is MPAQLKRRLLVFFTLVAIIALAFLAHWYFKGRYYESTDNAYVQGEITRISSQLGARIDAVPVEDNQHVNKGDLLVRLEAADFDLAIERARATLATREAEFAQAQSRLTQQGSLIAAGQAQVAANQATFDRSRVDLSRAEKLRKPGFISEERVTTLSADSHVAGSQVDKARADLQSQRQQVNALNADLKRLDAQIANARADLAQAELNLTRCEIRAPISGTIGQRSARNGQVVQAGAYLLSIVPDEDIWVQANFKETQIGHMQPGQRAELLFDSYPDTPIEGRVDSVFAASGAQFSLLPPDNATGNFTKVVQRIPVKLTFSADNPLHGRIRPGMSVTATIDLRSESEGHNGR, encoded by the coding sequence ATGCCTGCCCAACTCAAACGCCGCCTGCTGGTCTTCTTCACCTTGGTGGCCATCATCGCCCTCGCCTTCCTGGCCCACTGGTACTTCAAGGGCCGCTATTACGAGAGCACCGACAACGCCTACGTACAGGGCGAGATCACCCGTATCTCCAGCCAACTGGGCGCACGTATCGACGCAGTGCCGGTCGAGGACAACCAGCACGTCAACAAAGGCGACCTGCTGGTGCGCCTGGAGGCAGCAGACTTTGACCTGGCGATTGAACGCGCCCGCGCCACCCTGGCCACCCGCGAAGCGGAATTCGCACAGGCGCAAAGCCGCCTGACCCAGCAGGGTAGCCTGATCGCCGCCGGGCAGGCGCAGGTGGCAGCCAACCAGGCCACGTTCGACCGCTCTCGGGTGGACCTGAGCCGTGCTGAAAAGCTGCGCAAGCCTGGTTTCATCTCCGAAGAGCGGGTCACCACCCTGTCGGCAGACAGCCATGTCGCCGGCTCTCAGGTCGACAAGGCCCGCGCCGACCTGCAAAGCCAGCGCCAGCAGGTCAACGCCCTGAACGCCGACCTCAAACGCCTCGATGCACAGATCGCCAATGCCCGCGCCGACCTGGCCCAGGCCGAACTGAACCTGACCCGCTGCGAAATCCGCGCACCGATCAGCGGCACCATCGGCCAGCGTAGTGCCCGCAATGGCCAGGTGGTGCAGGCCGGTGCCTATCTGTTGTCGATCGTTCCCGACGAAGACATCTGGGTGCAGGCCAACTTCAAGGAGACCCAGATCGGCCATATGCAGCCTGGCCAGCGCGCCGAGCTGCTGTTCGACAGCTACCCGGACACCCCCATCGAAGGCCGGGTCGACAGTGTCTTCGCCGCCTCAGGCGCGCAGTTCAGCCTGCTGCCTCCCGACAACGCCACCGGCAACTTCACCAAGGTGGTGCAGCGCATCCCGGTCAAACTCACCTTCAGCGCCGACAACCCGCTGCACGGGCGCATCCGCCCCGGCATGTCGGTGACTGCCACCATAGACCTGCGCAGCGAAAGCGAAGGCCACAATGGCCGGTGA
- a CDS encoding LysR family transcriptional regulator: protein MDLANLSAFIAIAETGSFSGAAERLFLTQPAISKRIAGLEQQLGVRLFDRLGREVTLTEAGRALLPRAYQILNVLDDTRRALTNLTGAVSGRLTLATSHHIGLHRLPPLLRAFTREYPAVALDIQFMDSEQAYDEILHGRAEIAVITLAPEPHHLVKAVPVWDDALDFVAAPEHPLANNQAVSLADVARHPAVFPGGNTFTHHIVQRLFESQGLTPNIAMSTNYLETIKMMVSIGLAWSVLPRTMLDEQVAPIALPGIQLSRQLGYILHTERTLSNAARAFMALLDSHAGPA, encoded by the coding sequence ATGGACCTGGCCAACCTCAGTGCCTTTATTGCCATTGCCGAAACCGGCAGCTTTTCCGGGGCTGCCGAGAGGCTGTTCCTGACCCAGCCAGCCATCAGCAAACGCATTGCCGGGCTGGAGCAGCAGCTGGGTGTGCGGCTGTTCGACCGCCTGGGCCGCGAAGTGACCCTGACCGAGGCCGGGCGCGCCCTGCTGCCGCGGGCTTACCAGATTCTCAATGTCCTTGATGATACCCGACGGGCGCTGACCAATCTGACCGGGGCTGTGAGCGGTCGCCTGACCCTGGCCACCAGCCACCACATCGGCCTGCACCGCCTGCCGCCGCTGCTGCGGGCATTCACCCGCGAATACCCGGCGGTGGCACTGGATATTCAGTTCATGGATTCGGAACAGGCCTACGACGAGATTCTGCATGGCCGCGCCGAAATTGCCGTGATCACCCTGGCACCCGAGCCGCACCACCTGGTCAAGGCGGTGCCGGTGTGGGACGACGCCCTGGACTTCGTCGCCGCCCCCGAGCACCCGCTGGCCAACAACCAGGCGGTCAGCCTGGCCGATGTCGCCCGCCACCCGGCGGTATTCCCCGGCGGCAACACGTTTACCCACCATATCGTCCAGCGCCTGTTCGAAAGCCAGGGCCTGACGCCGAACATCGCCATGAGCACCAACTACCTGGAAACCATCAAGATGATGGTGTCGATCGGCCTGGCGTGGAGCGTATTGCCGCGCACTATGCTCGACGAACAGGTTGCACCCATCGCTTTGCCCGGCATACAGCTGTCGCGCCAGCTAGGCTACATTCTGCATACGGAGCGTACGCTGTCGAACGCGGCCAGGGCATTCATGGCCCTGCTCGACAGCCACGCAGGGCCCGCCTGA
- a CDS encoding PAS domain S-box protein has product MPKSANRFLRLPRIPAADPQESEQAWQNAPQLLAALNGARLGAWLWDIESGRVSWSRGTQALFGFDPQRPLPADVDYLDLLPEEDRARTRQVFQAVFNGEPVEQAMRHRIRWPDGSLHWLEINGSLTHDQHGRPQMIGVIREITRQRERETALINSEKRFATLFHLSPNAILLTRRHDGMIFEVNQHFEDMFGWPGSQVIGKTSLELGLWVNPEQRHQVMESTRASGGPLIMEVQFRATSGKVHDGILCTQGIELEGVTFLISTFVDTTERKRAEQALKDSQERLDLALDSAQLGTWDWHIPSGMLYGSARAAQLHGLPPTPFHESFDAFFEGVPEQERNSMRQAYRSLREGPAGNYQITYRVQLENGISRYIESRARLYRDEQGNPLRMAGTLLDITDQVEREQRLSASEEKFASLFQVSPDPICVTRQDTGQFIEINPAFSQTFGWDSDQVIGRTAEEIGLWAESIERAQRIERVIREQALSNVAVVVNHRDGAPLTCVISSRLITVDDQPCSVTTLRDITQQQRAEAALKSSEEKFAKAFHSSPDAITITERHSGRYLEINDGFCRLTGYSAGDVVGHTVYEIGIWADDKQRSALLAELRERGRVHHREMLGRNKRGDILTVEVSVEPITLNEVDCLLLTARDVSLLKNAQAQIRHLAYHDPLTNLPNRALLMDRLSQQIALLKRHNLRGALLFLDLDHFKHINDSLGHPVGDTVLKIITARLEASVRLEDTVARLGGDEFVVLLSGLEGSRELVEEKVRELADTLRELLAEPMSLDGQRLQVTPSIGVALIPDHGTTPADLLKRADIALYRAKDSGRNTTQLFHTTMQKAASERLRMENDLRLALARGELALHFQPQVDARDNRIVGAEVLLRWHHPQLGQQPPAQFIQVLEESGLILEVGSWILDEACDACARMLNDGLVDADDFSLCVNISPRQFRQNDFVGRVLRSLDDYQLPRHMLKLEITEGIVIQNLEDTISKMRELKRYGVSFAMDDFGTGYSSLTYLKRLPVDALKIDQTFVRDAPIDPNDAEIVRAIVAMARSLDLAVIAEGVELTEQLEFLERLGCHLYQGYLHSRPLPLPEFRKMLLEAPADY; this is encoded by the coding sequence ATGCCCAAATCAGCAAACCGCTTTTTGCGCCTGCCGCGTATCCCTGCGGCCGACCCCCAGGAGTCGGAACAGGCCTGGCAGAACGCCCCACAACTGCTGGCCGCGCTCAACGGCGCGCGCCTGGGGGCCTGGCTATGGGATATCGAAAGCGGCCGGGTCAGCTGGTCTCGGGGCACCCAGGCCCTGTTCGGCTTCGACCCCCAGCGGCCGTTGCCGGCCGATGTCGACTACCTCGACTTGCTGCCCGAGGAGGACCGCGCACGCACGCGCCAGGTGTTCCAGGCGGTGTTCAACGGCGAGCCGGTGGAGCAGGCCATGCGCCACCGTATTCGCTGGCCGGACGGCAGCCTGCACTGGCTGGAGATCAACGGCAGCCTGACCCACGACCAGCATGGCCGGCCCCAGATGATCGGGGTGATCCGCGAAATCACCCGCCAGCGCGAGCGGGAAACCGCGCTGATCAATTCGGAAAAGCGCTTCGCTACGCTGTTCCACCTCAGCCCCAACGCCATTCTGCTGACCCGCCGCCACGACGGCATGATCTTCGAGGTCAACCAGCATTTCGAAGACATGTTCGGCTGGCCCGGTAGCCAGGTTATTGGCAAGACCAGCCTGGAGCTGGGCCTGTGGGTCAACCCCGAACAACGCCACCAAGTGATGGAGTCGACCCGCGCCAGCGGCGGCCCGCTGATCATGGAGGTGCAGTTCCGCGCCACCAGCGGCAAGGTGCACGACGGCATTCTCTGCACCCAGGGCATCGAGCTGGAGGGCGTGACCTTCCTGATCAGCACCTTCGTCGACACCACCGAACGCAAGCGCGCCGAACAGGCCCTGAAGGACAGCCAGGAACGCCTGGACCTGGCCCTGGACTCGGCGCAGCTGGGCACCTGGGACTGGCATATCCCCAGCGGCATGCTCTACGGCTCGGCCCGCGCCGCGCAGCTGCACGGCCTGCCGCCCACGCCGTTTCACGAATCGTTCGATGCGTTTTTCGAGGGGGTGCCGGAGCAGGAACGCAACTCGATGCGCCAGGCCTACCGCAGCCTGCGTGAAGGCCCCGCCGGCAACTACCAGATCACCTACCGGGTGCAGCTGGAAAACGGCATTTCGCGCTATATCGAAAGCCGCGCACGGCTGTACCGCGACGAGCAGGGCAACCCGCTGCGCATGGCCGGCACCTTGCTCGACATTACCGACCAGGTGGAGCGTGAGCAGCGCCTGAGCGCCTCGGAAGAGAAGTTTGCCAGCCTGTTCCAGGTCAGCCCCGACCCGATCTGCGTCACCCGCCAGGATACCGGCCAGTTCATCGAGATCAACCCGGCATTCAGCCAGACCTTTGGCTGGGACAGCGACCAGGTGATTGGCCGCACCGCCGAGGAAATCGGCCTGTGGGCCGAGTCCATCGAGCGTGCACAACGTATCGAGCGGGTCATCCGTGAGCAGGCGCTGAGCAACGTCGCTGTGGTGGTCAACCACCGCGACGGTGCGCCATTGACCTGTGTGATCTCCAGCCGCCTGATCACCGTCGACGACCAGCCCTGCAGCGTTACCACCCTGCGCGACATTACCCAGCAGCAACGCGCCGAGGCGGCGCTGAAGTCCAGCGAGGAGAAGTTCGCCAAGGCCTTCCATTCCAGCCCCGACGCCATCACCATCACCGAACGCCACAGCGGCCGCTACCTGGAAATCAACGATGGCTTCTGCCGCCTGACCGGCTACAGCGCTGGCGATGTGGTTGGCCACACGGTGTACGAGATCGGCATCTGGGCCGACGACAAGCAGCGCAGCGCGTTGCTGGCCGAGTTGCGCGAACGCGGCCGGGTGCATCACCGGGAAATGCTCGGGCGCAACAAGCGCGGCGATATCCTTACCGTGGAAGTCTCAGTCGAGCCGATCACCCTCAACGAAGTCGACTGCCTGCTGCTGACCGCCCGCGACGTCAGCCTGCTGAAGAACGCCCAGGCACAGATACGCCACCTGGCCTACCACGACCCGCTGACCAACCTGCCCAACCGCGCCCTGCTGATGGACCGCCTGAGCCAGCAGATCGCCCTGCTCAAGCGCCACAACCTGCGCGGCGCCCTGCTGTTCCTGGACCTCGACCACTTCAAGCACATCAACGACTCGCTGGGCCACCCGGTGGGTGACACGGTGCTGAAAATCATCACCGCCCGTCTGGAGGCCAGTGTGCGCCTGGAAGACACGGTGGCCCGCCTGGGCGGAGACGAGTTCGTGGTACTGCTCAGCGGCCTGGAGGGCAGCCGTGAGCTGGTGGAGGAAAAAGTCCGCGAACTGGCCGACACCCTGCGTGAGCTGCTGGCTGAACCCATGTCACTGGATGGCCAGCGCCTGCAGGTAACGCCCAGCATCGGCGTGGCGCTGATCCCCGACCACGGCACCACCCCGGCCGACTTGCTCAAGCGTGCCGATATCGCCCTTTATCGGGCCAAGGACTCCGGGCGCAACACCACCCAGTTGTTCCACACCACCATGCAGAAGGCCGCCAGCGAGCGCCTGCGCATGGAAAACGACCTGCGCCTTGCCTTGGCCCGTGGCGAGCTGGCACTGCACTTCCAGCCACAGGTGGATGCCCGCGACAACCGCATCGTCGGTGCCGAGGTGCTGCTGCGCTGGCACCACCCGCAACTGGGCCAGCAACCGCCCGCACAATTCATTCAGGTGCTGGAAGAAAGCGGCCTGATCCTGGAAGTTGGCAGCTGGATACTCGACGAAGCCTGCGATGCTTGCGCACGCATGCTGAACGACGGACTGGTCGACGCTGATGATTTCAGCCTGTGCGTGAACATCAGCCCACGCCAGTTCCGCCAGAACGACTTTGTCGGGCGCGTGCTGCGCAGCCTGGACGACTACCAGCTGCCTCGGCACATGCTCAAGCTGGAAATTACCGAAGGCATCGTCATCCAGAACCTTGAAGACACCATCAGCAAGATGCGCGAACTGAAGCGCTACGGGGTGAGTTTTGCCATGGACGACTTTGGCACTGGATATTCCTCGCTGACTTACCTCAAGCGCCTGCCAGTCGATGCGCTGAAGATCGACCAGACCTTCGTGCGCGATGCACCGATCGACCCCAACGACGCAGAAATCGTCCGCGCCATTGTCGCCATGGCCCGCAGCCTGGACCTGGCCGTGATTGCCGAGGGCGTGGAGCTGACCGAGCAACTTGAGTTTCTCGAACGGCTGGGCTGCCACCTGTACCAGGGTTACCTGCACAGCCGGCCATTGCCGTTGCCAGAGTTTCGCAAGATGCTGCTGGAGGCACCGGCGGATTACTGA
- a CDS encoding thioesterase family protein: protein MSWDLATPFVIDLRVGSEDIDGLGHANNAVYVTWLERCAWRHSQRLGLDLAEYRRLDRAMAVVRHEIDYLAAAYEDDELQLATWIIDWDQRLRMTRRFQLKRPRDGVTLLRAQTTFACIELSSGKARRMPAEFIDGYGAALIGA, encoded by the coding sequence ATGAGCTGGGACCTGGCAACACCCTTCGTCATCGACCTGCGCGTCGGCAGTGAGGATATCGACGGCCTCGGCCACGCCAACAACGCGGTCTACGTCACCTGGCTGGAGCGCTGCGCCTGGCGCCATTCCCAGCGCCTGGGGCTGGACCTGGCCGAGTACCGGCGCCTGGACCGGGCGATGGCGGTGGTACGCCACGAAATCGATTACCTGGCCGCCGCCTACGAGGACGACGAACTGCAACTGGCCACCTGGATTATCGACTGGGACCAGCGCCTGCGCATGACCCGGCGCTTCCAGCTCAAGCGCCCGCGTGACGGCGTAACCCTGCTGCGTGCGCAAACCACCTTTGCCTGCATCGAGCTGTCCAGCGGCAAAGCCCGGCGCATGCCAGCGGAATTCATCGACGGTTACGGCGCGGCGCTGATCGGCGCCTGA
- a CDS encoding alpha/beta fold hydrolase: MTTLSWIRGVNGTLGRLAPEHVAGKMRRAFMTPRNLPPRDWELPVLASAERITLRFGLSALRWGKGPTVLLMHGWEGRPTQFAALIETLVLAGHTVVALEGPGHGRSPGEQANVVLFARALLEAAAELPPLRAVIGHSMGGASVLLALQMGLRTEAAVSIAAPARLLGVLRGFAHRLGMPARARAAFIRQVERDVGMQIARLDVTGYQLELPGLVVHAADDALVAADEAQVIHKAWFDSRLMLLEQGGHQRVLSDPRVGDAVLELLAQSAAPARQSA; the protein is encoded by the coding sequence ATGACTACCCTGAGCTGGATTCGTGGTGTCAATGGCACCCTGGGCCGCCTGGCCCCCGAGCATGTCGCGGGCAAGATGCGCCGTGCTTTCATGACCCCACGCAATTTGCCGCCCCGGGATTGGGAGCTGCCCGTGCTGGCCAGCGCCGAGCGCATTACCCTGCGCTTCGGTTTGTCGGCCTTGCGCTGGGGCAAAGGCCCGACCGTGCTGCTGATGCATGGTTGGGAAGGGCGCCCGACCCAGTTTGCCGCCCTGATTGAAACCCTGGTCCTGGCCGGGCACACGGTGGTGGCACTGGAGGGGCCAGGGCATGGGCGTTCACCTGGCGAGCAGGCGAATGTAGTGCTGTTTGCCCGAGCACTGCTTGAAGCTGCCGCCGAGTTGCCGCCGCTGCGAGCGGTGATTGGCCACTCGATGGGCGGTGCCAGTGTGTTGCTAGCCTTGCAGATGGGGCTGCGCACTGAGGCAGCAGTCAGCATTGCCGCCCCGGCGCGGCTGCTGGGCGTGCTGCGTGGTTTTGCCCATCGCCTGGGGATGCCGGCGCGCGCGCGGGCGGCTTTCATTCGCCAGGTGGAGCGGGATGTGGGCATGCAGATCGCACGGCTGGATGTGACAGGCTACCAGCTGGAGTTGCCGGGGTTGGTGGTGCATGCTGCCGATGATGCTCTGGTGGCTGCCGATGAAGCTCAGGTAATCCATAAGGCCTGGTTCGATAGTCGCCTGATGCTGTTGGAGCAGGGTGGGCACCAGCGGGTGCTGTCCGATCCCCGGGTGGGTGACGCAGTGCTCGAGTTGCTGGCCCAGTCGGCTGCGCCAGCGCGGCAAAGCGCCTAG